One Pseudomonas entomophila genomic window carries:
- a CDS encoding META and DUF4377 domain-containing protein — MPTTSSSVAAQPALSAYYWNLVSANDASGNPIAGLDKGIERKLRLNFVEQRLNISGGCNSQFGGYSYQDGVLKVQPLASTLMACDKRLMDLDAQVGRLFKGDLRTAITTTGPEPVLQLTAQDGSVLKFQGEATPETRYGSKGEIKFLEVAAKSVKCSHPLIPNYQCLQVRERRYDDAGLQLPNQDAWHPLYQSIEGYEHHDGVRTVLRVKQYAWKNPPADAPSHVYVLDLVVEQDASGKGK; from the coding sequence GCACTTTCGGCCTACTACTGGAACCTGGTATCGGCCAACGATGCTTCCGGCAATCCCATCGCTGGCCTGGACAAAGGCATCGAACGCAAGCTGCGCCTGAACTTCGTCGAGCAGAGGCTCAACATCAGCGGTGGCTGCAACAGCCAGTTCGGCGGCTACAGCTACCAGGACGGAGTACTGAAGGTGCAGCCACTCGCCTCGACCCTGATGGCCTGCGACAAGCGCCTGATGGACCTGGATGCCCAGGTCGGCCGCCTGTTCAAGGGCGACCTGCGCACGGCCATCACCACGACCGGCCCGGAGCCGGTGCTGCAGCTGACTGCTCAGGACGGTTCGGTACTGAAGTTCCAGGGTGAAGCCACCCCAGAAACCCGCTACGGGAGCAAGGGCGAGATCAAGTTCCTGGAAGTCGCGGCCAAGTCCGTCAAGTGCAGCCACCCGCTGATCCCGAACTACCAGTGCCTGCAAGTGCGCGAGCGCCGCTATGACGACGCCGGCCTGCAATTGCCAAACCAAGATGCCTGGCATCCGCTGTACCAGTCCATCGAGGGCTATGAGCACCATGACGGCGTGCGCACCGTACTGCGGGTCAAGCAGTACGCGTGGAAGAACCCGCCCGCCGACGCACCGTCGCACGTCTATGTGCTTGACCTGGTAGTCGAGCAGGACGCCTCGGGCAAGGGCAAGTAA
- a CDS encoding ABC-F family ATPase — MISTANITMQFGSKPLFENVSVKFNNGNRYGLIGANGCGKSTFMKILGGDLEPSGGQVMLEPNTRLGKLRQDQFAYEEFTVIDTVIMGHEQLWKVKAERDRIYSLAEMTEEDGMAVAELETEFAEMDGYTAESRAGELLLGLGIPLEQHFGPMSEVAPGWKLRVLLAQALFSDPDVLLLDEPTNHLDINTIRWLETILTARNSTMIIISHDRHFLNSVCTHMADLDYGELRVFPGNYDEYMTAATQAREQLLSDNAKKKAQIAELQTFVSRFSANASKAKQATSRAKQIDKIQLAEVKPSSRVSPFIRFEQTKKLHRQAVTVEKMAKAFDDKVLFKDFSFAIEAGERVAIIGPNGIGKTTLLRTLVGEMTPDKGEVKWTDSAEVGYYAQDHAHDFEDDVTLFDWMGQWTSGEQVIRGTLGRMLFSNDEILKSVKVISGGEQGRMLFGKLILQKPNVLVMDEPTNHLDMESIEALNLALENYPGTLLFVSHDREFVSSLATRIIELTPDGVVDFSGTYDDYLRSQGVLV; from the coding sequence TTGATCTCCACTGCTAATATCACCATGCAGTTCGGCTCCAAGCCGCTGTTCGAGAACGTCTCGGTCAAATTCAACAACGGCAACCGCTACGGCCTGATCGGCGCCAACGGTTGCGGCAAGTCGACCTTCATGAAGATCCTCGGCGGCGACCTTGAGCCGTCCGGCGGCCAGGTGATGCTCGAGCCGAACACCCGCCTGGGCAAGCTGCGCCAGGATCAGTTCGCCTATGAAGAATTCACCGTGATCGACACCGTGATCATGGGCCACGAGCAACTGTGGAAGGTCAAGGCCGAGCGCGACCGCATCTACTCGCTGGCGGAAATGACCGAAGAAGACGGCATGGCTGTCGCCGAGCTGGAAACCGAGTTCGCCGAGATGGACGGCTACACCGCCGAATCCCGCGCCGGCGAACTGCTGCTGGGCCTGGGCATCCCCCTGGAACAACACTTCGGCCCGATGAGCGAAGTGGCCCCAGGCTGGAAACTGCGCGTGCTGCTGGCCCAGGCGCTGTTCTCCGACCCGGACGTGCTGCTGCTCGACGAACCAACCAACCACCTGGACATCAACACCATCCGCTGGCTGGAAACGATCCTCACGGCGCGTAACAGCACCATGATCATCATTTCCCACGACCGTCACTTCCTCAACAGCGTCTGCACCCACATGGCCGACCTGGACTACGGCGAGCTGCGCGTGTTCCCGGGCAACTACGACGAGTACATGACCGCGGCCACCCAGGCCCGCGAGCAGCTGCTGTCGGACAACGCCAAGAAGAAAGCCCAGATCGCCGAGCTGCAGACCTTCGTCAGCCGCTTCTCGGCCAACGCCTCCAAAGCCAAGCAAGCCACCTCGCGCGCCAAGCAGATCGACAAGATCCAGCTGGCCGAGGTCAAACCCTCGAGCCGGGTCAGCCCGTTCATCCGCTTCGAGCAGACCAAGAAACTGCACCGCCAGGCCGTCACCGTCGAGAAGATGGCCAAGGCCTTCGACGACAAGGTGCTGTTCAAGGACTTCAGCTTCGCCATCGAAGCCGGTGAGCGCGTGGCGATCATCGGCCCCAACGGCATCGGCAAGACTACCCTGCTGCGTACCCTGGTCGGTGAAATGACCCCGGACAAGGGCGAAGTGAAGTGGACCGACAGCGCCGAAGTGGGCTACTACGCCCAGGACCACGCCCACGACTTCGAGGACGACGTCACCCTGTTCGACTGGATGGGCCAGTGGACCAGCGGTGAGCAGGTGATCCGCGGTACTCTCGGGCGCATGCTGTTCTCCAACGACGAGATCCTCAAGTCGGTGAAGGTGATTTCCGGTGGTGAACAGGGCCGCATGCTGTTCGGCAAGCTGATCCTGCAGAAACCCAACGTGCTGGTGATGGACGAACCGACCAACCACCTGGACATGGAGTCGATCGAAGCGCTGAACCTGGCGCTGGAGAACTACCCGGGCACCCTGCTGTTCGTCAGCCATGACCGGGAGTTCGTATCGTCGCTGGCTACCCGCATCATCGAGCTGACGCCTGACGGGGTGGTGGACTTCAGCGGGACTTACGACGATTACCTGCGTAGTCAGGGTGTGCTGGTCTGA